In the Piscinibacter sp. XHJ-5 genome, one interval contains:
- a CDS encoding MBL fold metallo-hydrolase → MNPLEHELSYPLGEALPEPGATLEIASGVRWVRMALPFALDHINLWLLRDDVDGRAGWTIVDCGIANDATRAAWEQVFAQALEGLPVLRVIVTHMHPDHIGLAHWLTERWQCRMWISATDFNAATLASASTTGFGGGSAARFMASHGLTDPEAVEKIKARSNYYASMVPKVPDRFRRLLGGDTLRIGGRDWVCHVGYGHAPEHMSLHCPSLGLLISGDMVLPRISTNVSVIDIEPEANPLPLYLASIERLRSLPADTLVLPSHGRPFRGLHQRIDQLEAHHDERYAELIAACDSGPKSAADLLGVLFKRKLDLHQTTFAMGEAIAHLNALWLAGRLRRSLDDDGVYRFSSA, encoded by the coding sequence ATGAATCCCCTCGAACACGAGCTGAGCTACCCGCTGGGCGAAGCGCTGCCCGAGCCCGGCGCGACGCTGGAGATCGCGTCCGGCGTGCGCTGGGTCCGCATGGCGCTGCCGTTCGCGCTGGACCACATCAACCTCTGGCTGCTGCGCGACGACGTCGACGGCCGCGCCGGCTGGACCATCGTCGATTGCGGCATCGCCAACGACGCGACGCGCGCGGCCTGGGAGCAGGTGTTCGCGCAGGCGCTCGAAGGGCTGCCGGTGCTGCGCGTCATCGTCACCCACATGCACCCCGATCACATCGGGCTTGCGCACTGGCTCACCGAGCGCTGGCAATGCCGCATGTGGATCAGCGCCACCGACTTCAACGCGGCGACGCTCGCCAGCGCGTCGACCACCGGCTTCGGCGGCGGCAGCGCGGCGCGCTTCATGGCCAGTCACGGTCTCACCGATCCCGAAGCGGTCGAGAAGATCAAGGCGCGGTCCAACTACTACGCGAGCATGGTGCCCAAGGTGCCGGACCGCTTTCGCCGGCTGCTCGGCGGCGACACCCTGCGCATCGGCGGGCGCGACTGGGTCTGCCACGTCGGCTACGGCCACGCGCCGGAGCACATGTCGCTGCACTGCCCGTCGCTCGGGCTGCTGATCTCCGGCGACATGGTCCTGCCGCGCATCTCCACCAACGTCAGCGTGATCGACATCGAGCCGGAGGCGAATCCGTTGCCGCTGTACCTCGCCTCGATCGAGCGGCTGCGTTCCTTGCCCGCCGACACGCTGGTCCTGCCTTCGCACGGCCGGCCGTTTCGCGGGCTGCACCAGCGCATCGATCAGCTCGAGGCCCACCACGACGAGCGCTACGCCGAGCTCATCGCCGCCTGCGACAGCGGGCCGAAGAGCGCGGCCGATCTGCTCGGCGTGCTGTTCAAGCGCAAGCTCGACCTGCACCAGACCACCTTCGCCATGGGCGAGGCGATCGCGCACCTGAACGCGCTGTGGCTGGCCGGGCGGCTGCGCCGGTCGCTCGACGACGATGGGGTGTACCGGTTCTCGTCGGCGTGA
- a CDS encoding SprT family zinc-dependent metalloprotease, with product MARSPSPDPAQLSLFEVAAPAAQALPAVPPAAPPPPALSLASVLSPAMFRHPQANREIRLDEHLVAYALKRVRRRSIGFIVGTDGLSVNAPKWVNLGDIESALREKGSWILRKLREQQERHQRLQQARVEWKDGTSIPFLGEPVIVVLDARATGAVLHTGAEALPGVARLTLHVGLPHTAAAEQIRDAVQSWLQRQARRVFDDRCRHFAQQLGVHVKRLSLSSAQTRWGSASADGSIRLNWRLVHFAMPTIDYVVAHELAHLRHMDHSPRFWDVVRSVVPDYEQLRGGLKDDVLPVFD from the coding sequence ATGGCGCGCTCCCCCAGCCCCGATCCCGCGCAGCTCTCGCTGTTCGAGGTCGCGGCGCCGGCGGCACAAGCCCTTCCCGCCGTCCCGCCCGCGGCGCCGCCGCCGCCCGCCTTGTCCCTTGCCAGCGTGCTGAGCCCCGCGATGTTCCGCCACCCGCAAGCCAACCGCGAGATTCGACTCGACGAGCACCTCGTCGCGTATGCGCTCAAGCGCGTGCGCCGGCGCAGCATCGGGTTCATCGTCGGCACCGACGGCCTCAGCGTGAATGCGCCGAAGTGGGTGAACCTCGGCGACATCGAATCCGCCCTGCGCGAGAAGGGCTCGTGGATCCTGCGCAAGCTGCGCGAGCAGCAGGAACGGCACCAGCGGCTGCAGCAGGCGCGCGTCGAGTGGAAGGACGGCACCAGCATTCCATTCCTCGGCGAGCCCGTCATCGTCGTGCTGGACGCACGCGCCACCGGCGCGGTGCTGCACACCGGAGCCGAAGCCCTGCCGGGCGTGGCGCGGCTCACGCTGCACGTCGGCCTGCCCCACACCGCCGCCGCCGAGCAGATCCGCGACGCGGTCCAGAGCTGGCTGCAGCGACAGGCCCGGCGCGTGTTCGACGATCGCTGCCGGCACTTCGCGCAACAGCTCGGCGTGCACGTCAAGCGGCTGTCGCTGTCGTCGGCGCAGACGCGCTGGGGCAGCGCGAGCGCCGACGGCTCGATCCGGCTCAACTGGCGGCTGGTCCACTTCGCGATGCCGACGATCGACTACGTCGTTGCCCACGAGCTGGCCCACCTGCGGCACATGGACCACAGCCCGCGCTTCTGGGACGTGGTGCGCTCGGTGGTGCCTGACTACGAGCAGCTGCGCGGCGGGTTGAAGGACGACGTGCTGCCGGTGTTCGATTGA
- a CDS encoding lysophospholipid acyltransferase family protein yields MQRFFWSLRSAVFVLWLIATVIPWAVLSLIASIFLRGTPLYWLTTFWLQFAIHGARWICGVRWRVTGLDNLLEADRARAVILLPKHQSTWETFAFPVLMPHPLCYVFKRELLMIPFFGWAMARLDMVHIDRSKRAEAWTLVAEQGRRFMAQGNWVIMFPEGTRTPRGSQGTYKTGGTRLAVTTGASVLPIAVTSARCWPRKSFMLRPGIVDVSIGKLIPSQGREADELMREVESWIEGEMRRLDPQAYAAAP; encoded by the coding sequence ATGCAACGCTTCTTCTGGTCGCTGCGCTCGGCCGTGTTCGTCCTGTGGCTCATCGCCACGGTCATTCCGTGGGCGGTGCTGTCGCTGATCGCCTCCATCTTCCTGCGCGGCACGCCGCTGTACTGGCTCACCACGTTCTGGCTGCAGTTCGCCATCCACGGCGCCCGATGGATCTGCGGCGTGCGCTGGCGCGTGACCGGCCTCGACAACCTGCTGGAGGCCGACCGCGCGCGCGCCGTGATCCTGCTGCCCAAGCACCAGTCCACCTGGGAGACCTTCGCCTTTCCCGTGCTGATGCCGCATCCGCTGTGCTACGTCTTCAAGCGCGAGCTGCTGATGATTCCGTTCTTCGGCTGGGCAATGGCCCGGCTCGACATGGTCCACATCGACCGCAGCAAGCGCGCCGAAGCCTGGACGCTGGTGGCGGAGCAGGGCCGGCGCTTCATGGCGCAGGGCAACTGGGTGATCATGTTCCCCGAGGGGACGCGCACGCCGCGCGGCAGCCAGGGGACCTACAAGACCGGCGGCACGCGGCTCGCGGTGACCACCGGCGCCTCGGTCCTGCCGATCGCCGTCACGTCGGCGCGCTGCTGGCCGCGCAAGTCGTTCATGCTGAGGCCGGGCATCGTCGACGTGTCCATCGGCAAGCTCATCCCCTCGCAGGGCCGCGAGGCCGACGAGCTGATGCGCGAAGTCGAGTCATGGATCGAGGGCGAGATGCGCCGCCTCGATCCGCAGGCGTACGCGGCGGCTCCCTAG
- the gmhB gene encoding D-glycero-beta-D-manno-heptose 1,7-bisphosphate 7-phosphatase, whose protein sequence is MKLIILDRDGTINEDRDDFVKSPEEWVPLPGALEAIARLNHAGWHTVLATNQSGLGRGLFDMAMLNAMHVRMNQMLAKHGGRIDAVFFCPHAPEDQCDCRKPLPGLMLLIGERYGLDLGEVHVVGDTLRDVQAGRAAGCPTHLVRTGKCGLLDEAELEVMLQQVPGTKVHADLGAFADAIIQEERLLRGLKGESDSGRFS, encoded by the coding sequence ATGAAACTGATCATCCTCGACCGCGACGGCACCATCAACGAGGACCGCGACGACTTCGTCAAGTCGCCGGAGGAATGGGTGCCGCTGCCCGGCGCGCTGGAGGCCATCGCGCGCCTGAACCACGCCGGCTGGCACACGGTGCTGGCCACCAACCAGTCGGGCCTGGGACGCGGCCTGTTCGACATGGCGATGCTCAACGCGATGCACGTGCGCATGAACCAGATGCTGGCCAAGCACGGCGGGCGCATCGACGCGGTGTTCTTCTGTCCACATGCCCCCGAGGACCAGTGCGACTGCCGCAAGCCGCTGCCGGGCCTGATGCTGCTGATCGGGGAGCGATACGGCCTCGACCTGGGCGAGGTGCACGTCGTCGGCGACACGTTGCGCGACGTGCAGGCGGGCCGGGCCGCCGGCTGTCCCACGCATCTGGTGCGCACCGGCAAATGCGGCCTGCTCGACGAAGCCGAGCTCGAGGTGATGCTGCAGCAGGTGCCGGGCACCAAGGTGCATGCGGATCTCGGCGCCTTCGCCGACGCCATCATCCAGGAGGAGCGCCTGCTGCGCGGCCTGAAGGGCGAGAGCGATTCCGGCCGGTTCAGCTGA
- the glyS gene encoding glycine--tRNA ligase subunit beta, with translation MSTTRNLLVELFVEELPPKALKKLGESFARDLADGLRSQGLVPAAPAVSSFASPRRLAVHVKDVASAASDKSVSQKLMPVSVGLAADGQPTPALLKKLAALGADASVVPTLKRQLDGKAEALFLDSVAKGATLAAALQKSIEEALAKLPIPKVMQYQLADGWTSVNFVRPAHGLVALHGAEVVPVSVLGLQAGRVTQGHRFEAATAQIELRDADSYAQQLRDEGAVIAGFAERRADIARQLDAAAAGEGLKPIEDDALLDEVTALVERPNVLLCQFESEFLDVPQECLILTMKANQKYFPLLDAAGKLTNRFLVVSNIRPADPSRVIGGNERVVRPRLADAKFFFDQDRKKTLASRVPGLAKVVYHNKLGTQGERVERVRTIARAIAGQLGGGVLVQHADQAAMLAKADLLTDMVGEFPELQGVMGAYYARHDGLPEAIAFAIEDHYKPRFAGDELPRGDAGIVVALADKLETLAGLFGIGQVPTGDKDPFALRRHALGLIRMLVERALPLNTAELVSVAFHAFAPTHGQAQAELAFFLRERLVGYLRETGYTAQEVEAVVEARPALWAEIPKRLAAVRAFKTLPEAEALAAANKRVGNILKKSDESVAAVVDTARLAEPAEQALFEALQSVAPKSQAAFEAGDYTGSLQLLAALRTPVDAFFDGVMVNAEDPALRANRLGLLAQMHAAMNRVADLSKLAS, from the coding sequence ATGAGCACCACCCGGAATCTGCTCGTCGAGCTGTTCGTCGAGGAACTGCCGCCCAAGGCGCTGAAGAAGCTGGGCGAATCGTTTGCCAGGGACCTGGCCGATGGCCTGCGATCCCAAGGGCTCGTGCCGGCTGCGCCGGCCGTCAGTTCATTCGCCTCGCCGCGCCGCCTGGCCGTGCACGTGAAGGACGTCGCCTCGGCGGCGAGCGACAAGTCGGTCTCGCAGAAGCTGATGCCGGTGAGCGTCGGTCTGGCAGCCGACGGCCAGCCGACGCCGGCGCTGCTGAAGAAGCTGGCTGCGCTGGGGGCCGATGCGTCGGTCGTGCCCACGCTGAAGCGCCAGCTGGACGGCAAGGCCGAGGCCCTGTTCCTGGACAGCGTGGCCAAGGGCGCGACGCTCGCCGCAGCGCTGCAGAAGTCGATCGAGGAAGCGCTCGCCAAGCTTCCCATCCCGAAGGTGATGCAGTACCAGCTTGCCGACGGCTGGACCAGCGTCAATTTCGTGCGTCCCGCGCATGGGCTGGTCGCCCTGCACGGCGCCGAGGTGGTGCCTGTGAGCGTGCTGGGCCTGCAGGCGGGCCGGGTCACGCAAGGCCATCGCTTCGAGGCCGCCACTGCCCAGATCGAGCTGCGCGATGCGGACAGCTACGCGCAGCAGCTGCGCGACGAAGGCGCGGTGATCGCCGGCTTCGCCGAGCGCCGCGCCGACATCGCCCGCCAGCTCGATGCGGCCGCCGCGGGCGAGGGCCTGAAGCCCATCGAGGACGACGCGCTGCTCGACGAGGTGACCGCCCTGGTCGAGCGGCCCAACGTGCTGCTGTGTCAGTTCGAGAGCGAGTTCCTGGACGTCCCGCAGGAGTGCCTCATCCTCACGATGAAGGCCAACCAGAAGTACTTTCCGCTGCTCGACGCCGCGGGCAAGCTCACCAACCGCTTCCTCGTCGTCAGCAACATCCGGCCCGCCGACCCGAGCCGGGTGATCGGAGGCAACGAGCGCGTCGTGCGGCCGCGGCTGGCCGACGCGAAGTTCTTCTTCGACCAGGACCGCAAGAAGACACTGGCTTCGCGCGTGCCGGGCCTGGCCAAGGTGGTCTATCACAACAAGCTCGGCACCCAGGGCGAGCGTGTCGAGCGGGTGCGCACCATCGCCCGGGCCATCGCCGGGCAGCTCGGCGGCGGCGTGCTGGTGCAGCATGCCGACCAGGCGGCGATGCTCGCCAAGGCCGACCTGCTGACCGACATGGTCGGCGAGTTTCCCGAGCTCCAGGGCGTGATGGGCGCCTACTACGCTCGCCACGACGGCCTGCCCGAAGCGATCGCGTTCGCGATCGAGGACCACTACAAGCCGCGCTTCGCCGGCGACGAGCTGCCGCGCGGCGACGCCGGCATCGTCGTCGCGCTGGCCGACAAGCTCGAGACCTTGGCGGGCCTGTTCGGCATCGGCCAGGTGCCCACCGGCGACAAGGATCCGTTCGCATTGCGCCGCCATGCGCTGGGCCTGATCCGCATGCTGGTCGAGCGCGCACTGCCGCTGAACACCGCGGAGCTGGTGTCGGTGGCCTTCCACGCCTTCGCACCCACGCACGGACAGGCGCAGGCCGAGCTGGCCTTCTTCCTGCGCGAGCGGCTGGTCGGCTATCTGCGCGAGACCGGCTATACCGCGCAGGAGGTGGAAGCCGTCGTCGAGGCCCGGCCGGCGCTCTGGGCCGAGATTCCGAAGCGGCTGGCCGCGGTGCGCGCCTTCAAGACGCTTCCCGAGGCCGAGGCGCTGGCCGCCGCCAACAAGCGGGTGGGCAACATCCTGAAGAAGAGCGACGAGAGCGTGGCGGCGGTCGTCGACACGGCGCGCCTGGCCGAACCGGCGGAGCAGGCGCTGTTCGAGGCGTTGCAGTCGGTCGCACCGAAGTCGCAGGCGGCATTCGAGGCCGGCGACTACACCGGCTCGCTGCAGCTGCTGGCCGCCCTGAGGACACCGGTCGATGCCTTCTTCGACGGCGTGATGGTCAACGCCGAGGATCCCGCGCTGCGTGCCAACCGGCTCGGGCTGCTCGCGCAGATGCACGCGGCGATGAACCGCGTGGCAGACTTGTCCAAGCTCGCGAGCTGA
- the glyQ gene encoding glycine--tRNA ligase subunit alpha — translation MLTFQQIILRLQDYWDRQGCALLQPYDMEVGAGTSHTATFLRALGPEPWKAAYVQPSRRPKDGRYGENPNRLQHYYQYQVVLKPAPADILELYLGSLEALGFDLKSNDIRFVEDDWENPTLGAWGLGWEVWLNGMEVTQFTYFQQVGGIDCKPITGEITYGLERLAMYLQGVDNVYNLQWTDTLKYGDVYHQNEVEQSTYNFEHSDVDFLLGAFGQHEKQAKYLMAQELALPAYEQVLKAGHTFNLLDARGAISVTERAAYIGRIRNLARSVAQSYVDSRARLGFPMAPKAWAQEVIAQLEKNAA, via the coding sequence ATGCTGACGTTTCAGCAAATCATCCTGCGCCTGCAAGACTACTGGGACCGCCAGGGCTGCGCGCTGCTGCAGCCCTACGACATGGAGGTCGGGGCGGGCACGAGCCACACCGCGACCTTCCTGCGCGCGCTCGGGCCGGAACCGTGGAAGGCCGCCTACGTGCAGCCCAGCCGCCGCCCCAAGGACGGCCGCTACGGCGAGAACCCGAACCGACTGCAGCACTATTACCAGTACCAGGTCGTGCTCAAGCCCGCGCCGGCCGACATCCTAGAGCTGTACCTGGGCTCCTTGGAGGCGCTCGGCTTCGACCTGAAGAGCAACGACATCCGATTCGTCGAGGACGACTGGGAGAACCCGACGCTCGGCGCCTGGGGCCTCGGCTGGGAGGTGTGGCTCAACGGCATGGAGGTGACGCAGTTCACCTACTTCCAGCAGGTCGGCGGCATCGACTGCAAGCCGATCACCGGCGAGATCACCTACGGCCTGGAGCGCCTGGCGATGTACCTGCAGGGCGTGGACAACGTCTACAACCTGCAGTGGACCGACACGCTGAAGTACGGCGACGTCTACCACCAGAACGAGGTCGAGCAGAGCACCTACAACTTCGAGCACAGCGACGTCGACTTCCTGCTCGGCGCCTTCGGCCAGCACGAGAAGCAGGCCAAGTACCTGATGGCGCAGGAGCTGGCGCTGCCGGCCTACGAGCAGGTGCTCAAGGCCGGCCACACCTTCAACCTGCTCGATGCGCGCGGGGCGATCAGCGTCACGGAGCGCGCCGCGTACATCGGCCGCATCCGCAACCTGGCGCGCAGCGTGGCGCAAAGCTATGTCGACAGCCGCGCGCGGCTGGGCTTCCCGATGGCGCCCAAGGCCTGGGCCCAGGAAGTGATCGCACAACTCGAGAAGAACGCTGCATGA
- a CDS encoding PEP-CTERM sorting domain-containing protein translates to MHACKSCTLAVAALATSLLTASPAALADVTQIINSGPLIKTELFRSDGASNLIWEELSFSFVVQENATGDGVFNLFAGGDLNNIGIDWIDVTEGPFGDRTLLGTFAFPISEVHFTACENPPHSNPAGCPLPETVPGGMFYDPSRGPPVGDVQGRRDVTMSSPGTPGLIVPQEMLVEGAHLLISLFPRNEIYDLYIDRMELSYPTAAAPIPEPSTWALLVLGLTAMAGRAVQRRRDHQRSNSTAATAKAASGHRL, encoded by the coding sequence ATGCATGCCTGCAAGAGCTGCACGCTGGCGGTTGCTGCGCTGGCCACGAGTCTGCTCACTGCGTCGCCGGCGGCGCTGGCGGACGTCACCCAGATCATCAACAGCGGACCGCTCATCAAGACGGAACTGTTCCGCAGCGACGGGGCCTCCAACCTGATCTGGGAGGAGCTGTCGTTCAGCTTCGTCGTCCAGGAGAATGCCACCGGCGACGGCGTGTTCAACCTGTTCGCCGGCGGCGACCTGAACAACATCGGCATCGACTGGATCGACGTGACCGAGGGCCCGTTCGGCGACCGCACCCTTCTGGGCACCTTTGCCTTTCCGATCAGCGAGGTGCACTTCACCGCCTGCGAGAACCCGCCGCACAGCAACCCGGCGGGCTGCCCGCTGCCGGAGACCGTGCCGGGCGGCATGTTCTACGACCCGTCGCGCGGCCCGCCCGTCGGCGACGTGCAGGGACGCCGCGACGTGACGATGTCCAGCCCGGGCACGCCGGGGCTGATCGTGCCGCAGGAGATGCTCGTCGAAGGTGCGCACCTGCTGATCAGCCTGTTCCCGCGCAACGAGATCTACGACCTGTACATCGACCGCATGGAGCTGTCGTACCCGACCGCCGCCGCGCCCATCCCCGAACCGTCGACCTGGGCGCTGCTGGTCCTCGGCCTGACCGCCATGGCCGGTCGCGCGGTTCAGCGCCGGCGGGACCACCAGCGCAGCAACAGCACCGCGGCCACGGCGAAGGCGGCCAGCGGCCACAGGCTGTAG
- the lnt gene encoding apolipoprotein N-acyltransferase, whose translation MPRASTAAWARPWSLGFDLIVAAALGALQTAAHVYTEFWWLQLLCVGMLAWRACVAEPARAFAIGLTFGTAWLVAGTWWMFISMHQYGGLPAWMAAAAVLALSAVLSLYLGTALLLFARWRSARPLPDALLFASLWLLAELARGVLFTGFPWVASGYAHVDGPLAKLAPWIGVYGIGAVAAFLAAWVALARPRIGVRRTAGIVVAAGLLGYVDAHTGPVKFTTPTGTLDVTLLQGNIPQEEKFASEHQGAALEWHVNGMLSARSDLVLAPETAVPFLPQQMPEGFWAGLRERFASGRTHALFGVPLGDDRSGYTNSAVGFAPGRPEYRYDKHHLVPFGEFIPPGFRWFTQMMNIPLGDFNRGALEAPSFAVRSERVAPNICYEDLFGEELAARFRHPATAPTMFANLSNIGWFGDTIAVDQHLNISRMRSLEFQRPMLRATNTGATAVIDHRGHVAQGLKPYTRGVLDGAVQGREGLTPFAAWAARYSLWPLAAFAVAAVLLLRWWSRRR comes from the coding sequence ATGCCGCGCGCGTCCACCGCCGCCTGGGCGCGGCCCTGGTCGCTCGGGTTCGACCTGATCGTCGCCGCAGCGCTCGGCGCGCTGCAGACGGCCGCCCACGTCTACACCGAATTCTGGTGGCTTCAGCTCTTGTGCGTGGGCATGCTGGCATGGCGCGCCTGCGTGGCCGAGCCCGCACGTGCCTTTGCCATCGGGCTCACCTTCGGCACCGCCTGGCTCGTCGCGGGCACCTGGTGGATGTTCATCAGCATGCACCAGTACGGCGGCCTGCCCGCGTGGATGGCCGCGGCGGCCGTGCTGGCGCTGAGCGCGGTGCTGTCGCTGTACCTGGGAACGGCGCTGCTCTTGTTCGCACGCTGGCGCAGCGCCCGGCCGCTGCCCGACGCGCTGCTGTTCGCCTCGCTGTGGCTGCTGGCCGAGCTGGCGCGCGGTGTGCTGTTCACCGGATTTCCCTGGGTGGCCTCCGGCTACGCGCATGTCGACGGGCCGTTGGCGAAGCTCGCGCCCTGGATCGGCGTGTACGGCATCGGCGCGGTCGCCGCCTTTCTCGCGGCGTGGGTGGCGCTGGCGCGGCCGCGGATCGGCGTGCGGCGCACGGCCGGCATCGTCGTCGCGGCGGGGCTGCTGGGCTATGTCGACGCCCACACCGGCCCGGTGAAGTTCACCACGCCGACGGGCACCCTCGACGTCACGCTGCTGCAAGGCAACATCCCGCAGGAGGAGAAGTTCGCCTCCGAGCACCAGGGCGCGGCCCTCGAATGGCATGTGAACGGCATGCTGTCCGCGCGCTCCGACCTGGTGCTGGCACCGGAAACGGCGGTGCCCTTTCTGCCCCAGCAGATGCCCGAGGGGTTCTGGGCCGGGCTGCGCGAGCGCTTCGCGTCCGGCCGGACACATGCCCTGTTCGGCGTGCCGTTGGGTGACGACAGGTCGGGCTACACCAACTCCGCGGTCGGCTTCGCGCCGGGCCGCCCGGAGTACCGCTACGACAAGCACCACCTGGTGCCCTTCGGCGAGTTCATTCCCCCCGGCTTTCGGTGGTTCACGCAGATGATGAACATCCCGCTGGGCGACTTCAACCGCGGCGCGCTCGAGGCGCCTTCGTTCGCCGTGCGAAGCGAACGGGTGGCACCCAACATCTGCTACGAAGACCTGTTCGGCGAGGAACTTGCCGCGCGCTTTCGCCATCCGGCCACGGCGCCGACGATGTTCGCCAACCTCAGCAACATCGGCTGGTTCGGCGACACCATCGCCGTCGATCAGCACCTCAACATCTCGCGCATGCGCTCGCTCGAGTTCCAGCGTCCCATGCTGCGAGCCACCAACACCGGCGCGACCGCCGTCATCGATCACCGCGGGCACGTCGCCCAAGGGCTCAAGCCCTACACGCGCGGCGTGCTCGACGGCGCAGTGCAGGGCCGCGAGGGCCTGACGCCGTTCGCCGCGTGGGCCGCCCGCTACAGCCTGTGGCCGCTGGCCGCCTTCGCCGTGGCCGCGGTGCTGTTGCTGCGCTGGTGGTCCCGCCGGCGCTGA
- a CDS encoding transporter associated domain-containing protein encodes MPDPHPGVSARTKGERQAAHPDKRNLFQRIVEFVHPGPDSTDELIETLADAEDRELIAPESRMMLEGVIRMADMIAGDVMVAAPRMDMLDIDAPYDDVLHLVIDTGHSRFPVYEGERDNIIGILMAKDLLKLQRAPELNLRTLLRPTVFVPESKGLNELLRDFRANRNHLAIVIDEFGSTAGLITIEDVLEEIVGEIEDEFDEKDAESSIYTLADGSHRVAGDADIAAVNEAFAARLPDQDFDTIGGLVAHEMGRVPRRGESAALGGLQFMVMLTRGGAVRWFKVTRVPEDARDGDGA; translated from the coding sequence ATGCCTGACCCCCACCCCGGCGTGAGCGCCCGCACCAAGGGCGAAAGACAAGCTGCCCATCCCGACAAGCGCAATCTGTTCCAGCGCATCGTCGAGTTCGTCCACCCCGGCCCCGATTCCACCGACGAGCTGATCGAGACGCTCGCCGACGCCGAGGACCGCGAGCTCATCGCGCCCGAGTCACGGATGATGCTCGAGGGCGTGATCCGAATGGCCGACATGATCGCCGGCGACGTGATGGTCGCGGCGCCGCGCATGGACATGCTCGACATCGACGCCCCCTATGACGACGTGCTGCACCTGGTCATCGACACCGGCCACTCGCGCTTCCCCGTCTATGAAGGCGAGCGCGACAACATCATCGGCATCCTGATGGCCAAGGACCTGCTCAAGCTGCAGCGTGCCCCCGAGCTCAATCTGCGCACGCTGCTGCGCCCCACCGTGTTCGTGCCGGAGTCCAAGGGGCTCAACGAGCTGTTGCGCGACTTTCGCGCCAACCGGAACCACCTGGCGATCGTGATCGACGAGTTCGGCAGCACGGCCGGGCTGATCACCATCGAAGACGTGCTCGAGGAGATCGTCGGCGAGATCGAGGACGAGTTCGACGAGAAGGACGCCGAGAGCAGCATCTACACGCTGGCCGACGGCAGCCACCGCGTGGCCGGCGATGCGGACATCGCCGCGGTCAATGAAGCGTTCGCCGCAAGGCTGCCCGACCAGGACTTCGACACCATCGGCGGCCTGGTGGCCCACGAGATGGGGCGCGTGCCGCGGCGCGGCGAATCGGCCGCGCTCGGCGGGCTGCAGTTCATGGTGATGCTGACCCGCGGCGGCGCGGTGCGCTGGTTCAAGGTGACCCGCGTGCCCGAAGACGCGCGGGACGGCGACGGCGCCTGA
- a CDS encoding GTP-binding protein, which yields MALIPATILTGFLGSGKTTLLKRVLTEAHGQKIAVIENEFGDENIDNDILVQDSREQIIQLNNGCVCCTIREDLRTTLSDLAAKKRKGELDFDRVVIETTGLADPGPVAQTFFMDDEIAESYLLDSILTLVDAKHGEKQLDDRQEARRQIGFADQIFISKTDLVEETAVDALAHRVRHMNPRAPQRRVHFGEVPISEVFDLRGFNLNAKLDIDPDFLKAEEHDHDHDHDHDHEHEHGEHCDHPHHHAHDDDVKSFVFRSDRPFNPAKLEDFLGAIVQVYGPKMLRYKGVLHMKGTDKKVIFQGVHQLMGSDLGPKWAPGEKKTSKMVFIGIDLPKDVFLQGLEQCLA from the coding sequence ATGGCCCTCATTCCCGCCACCATCCTCACGGGCTTTCTCGGCTCCGGCAAGACCACGCTGCTGAAGCGGGTGTTGACCGAGGCCCACGGCCAGAAGATCGCCGTCATCGAGAACGAATTCGGCGACGAGAACATCGACAACGACATCCTCGTGCAGGACTCTCGCGAGCAGATCATCCAGCTCAACAACGGCTGCGTCTGCTGCACGATCCGCGAAGACTTGCGCACCACGCTGTCCGACCTGGCCGCCAAGAAGCGCAAGGGCGAGCTCGACTTCGATCGCGTGGTCATCGAGACCACCGGCCTGGCCGACCCCGGTCCCGTCGCGCAGACCTTCTTCATGGACGACGAGATCGCCGAAAGCTACCTGCTCGACTCCATCCTGACCCTGGTCGACGCCAAGCACGGCGAGAAGCAGCTCGACGACCGCCAGGAGGCGCGTCGCCAGATCGGCTTTGCCGACCAGATCTTCATCAGCAAGACCGACCTCGTCGAGGAGACGGCGGTCGACGCGCTGGCCCACCGGGTGCGCCACATGAATCCGCGCGCGCCGCAGCGGCGTGTGCATTTCGGCGAAGTGCCGATCTCCGAGGTGTTCGACCTGCGCGGCTTCAACCTCAACGCCAAGCTCGACATCGACCCCGACTTCCTCAAGGCCGAGGAGCACGACCATGACCATGACCATGATCACGATCACGAGCACGAGCACGGCGAGCATTGCGACCATCCGCACCACCACGCCCACGATGACGACGTGAAGTCGTTCGTGTTTCGCTCCGACCGGCCGTTCAATCCCGCCAAGCTGGAAGACTTTCTCGGCGCCATCGTCCAGGTCTACGGCCCGAAGATGCTGCGCTACAAGGGCGTGCTCCACATGAAGGGCACCGACAAGAAGGTCATCTTCCAGGGCGTGCACCAGCTGATGGGCAGCGACCTGGGTCCGAAATGGGCGCCGGGCGAGAAGAAGACCAGCAAGATGGTCTTCATCGGCATCGACCTGCCCAAGGACGTGTTCCTGCAGGGCCTGGAGCAGTGCCTGGCCTGA